In Opitutaceae bacterium TAV5, one genomic interval encodes:
- a CDS encoding LacI family transcriptional regulator — MDTQTDGKRITQADVARQLGVTQAAVSMAFRNHPRISREMRDRIRAAAEQLGYVPDPMMTALAAYRNRLRPANYQGVLAWLGHERPPHDWRHNKHFTAFFEGARRTALRHGFQLEAFDTGKRDRRHLRKTASVLRARNIAGILVAPQPVPGADLSDFPWEDFAAVALGYTLGAPRLHVVAAAQFQATVECVRQLRQTGHRRIGFVLTRDHVERTRRQYLGAYMAEQEMAGLTGQIPVLMLQQPDPALLKSWLKKHRPDAIIGSDYLGGRLEQLGRRVPEDISLACPNLPDENSEVSGVWEMPLDSGGAAADLLVSMLHRGERGVPGTPQTVLVGGRWVAGKTLKAP, encoded by the coding sequence ATGGATACCCAAACGGACGGCAAGCGCATCACCCAAGCCGACGTGGCGCGCCAGCTCGGTGTGACGCAGGCGGCGGTGTCCATGGCGTTCAGGAATCATCCGCGCATCTCGCGGGAGATGCGGGACCGGATTCGCGCGGCGGCGGAGCAACTGGGCTACGTGCCCGACCCGATGATGACGGCGCTGGCCGCCTACCGGAACCGTTTGCGACCGGCCAATTATCAGGGAGTGCTGGCCTGGCTGGGCCATGAAAGGCCGCCGCACGACTGGAGGCACAACAAACATTTCACCGCCTTCTTCGAAGGAGCCCGCCGCACGGCCTTGCGCCACGGATTCCAGCTGGAGGCGTTCGACACGGGAAAACGCGACCGGAGGCATCTGCGGAAAACGGCCTCGGTTCTGCGTGCGCGCAACATTGCCGGCATCCTGGTCGCGCCGCAGCCGGTGCCGGGGGCGGACCTGAGCGATTTTCCCTGGGAGGATTTCGCTGCCGTGGCGCTCGGCTACACGCTCGGCGCGCCGCGTCTGCATGTGGTGGCGGCCGCGCAGTTTCAGGCGACGGTCGAATGCGTCCGGCAGCTTCGGCAGACCGGGCACCGTCGTATCGGATTTGTCCTGACACGGGATCACGTCGAGCGCACCCGGCGCCAGTATCTGGGCGCTTATATGGCCGAGCAGGAGATGGCCGGCCTGACCGGACAGATTCCCGTCCTGATGCTGCAACAGCCCGATCCCGCGTTACTGAAAAGCTGGCTCAAAAAACATCGTCCGGATGCGATCATCGGTTCCGATTATCTGGGCGGGCGTCTGGAACAACTGGGCCGGCGGGTGCCGGAGGATATCAGCCTGGCATGCCCGAATCTTCCGGATGAAAACAGCGAGGTATCCGGCGTGTGGGAAATGCCTCTGGACAGCGGCGGCGCGGCGGCCGACCTGCTGGTATCGATGCTGCATCGGGGAGAACGCGGCGTTCCCGGCACGCCCCAGACGGTGCTCGTGGGCGGACGCTGGGTGGCCGGAAAAACACTGAAAGCGCCGTGA
- a CDS encoding LacI family transcriptional regulator has product MQPRVTVRDIAREVGLHFTTVARALNNHPRLPPATCKLVQDAAARMGYTPDPMLTALNAYRKTVRRPRYQATLAWIDNWPRPPFMFNVGEFREYFAGARARAATLGYKIEEFWTHEDGMTPAKLRRVLKARGIQGILMPPQSRPGTIFDFDLTGFSAVALGYSLLKPALHVVTNHQFRTMLLMLRNLDRLGYRRVGVCVGNVWDEKVGHNWKAGMLLADDTSQGRLSLAMLSPEAPARLAETLAAQPFDALVGYSDIHTFLRAHNARIPPFASLSVLEDDDHFSGTSQNSTLIGSKAVDLVVDMIHRSETGVPEQPVHTLIDSVWKTGKTLPPRQPSRRRQASSA; this is encoded by the coding sequence ATGCAGCCCCGAGTCACCGTCCGCGACATCGCCCGTGAAGTCGGCCTGCATTTCACGACCGTCGCCCGTGCGCTCAACAACCATCCCCGCCTCCCGCCGGCCACCTGCAAACTCGTCCAGGATGCCGCCGCCCGCATGGGCTACACGCCCGACCCGATGCTCACGGCGCTCAACGCCTATCGCAAAACCGTCCGCCGCCCCCGCTACCAGGCCACGCTGGCGTGGATCGACAACTGGCCTCGCCCGCCGTTCATGTTCAACGTCGGCGAGTTTCGCGAGTACTTTGCCGGTGCCCGCGCCCGCGCCGCCACGCTCGGCTATAAAATCGAGGAATTCTGGACGCACGAGGACGGCATGACTCCCGCCAAACTCCGCCGCGTCCTCAAGGCCCGCGGCATCCAGGGCATCCTCATGCCGCCGCAGTCCCGGCCCGGCACAATCTTCGATTTCGACCTGACCGGCTTTTCGGCGGTCGCCCTCGGCTACTCGCTCCTCAAGCCCGCTCTCCACGTCGTCACCAACCACCAATTCCGGACCATGCTCCTCATGCTCCGCAACCTCGACCGCCTGGGCTACCGCCGCGTGGGCGTATGCGTCGGCAACGTCTGGGACGAAAAAGTCGGCCACAACTGGAAAGCCGGCATGCTCCTGGCCGACGACACCAGCCAGGGCCGGCTCAGCCTCGCCATGCTCTCGCCCGAAGCCCCCGCGCGCCTCGCCGAAACCCTGGCCGCGCAACCCTTCGACGCGCTCGTCGGTTACTCCGACATCCATACGTTCCTGCGTGCGCACAACGCCCGCATCCCCCCCTTCGCCAGCCTCAGCGTGCTCGAGGACGACGACCATTTTTCCGGCACCTCGCAAAACAGCACCCTCATCGGCAGCAAGGCCGTCGATCTTGTAGTGGACATGATCCATCGCAGCGAAACCGGCGTTCCGGAGCAGCCAGTCCACACCCTCATCGATAGTGTCTGGAAAACCGGCAAAACCCTTCCGCCGCGCCAACCCTCCCGCCGACGGCAAGCGTCCTCCGCCTGA
- a CDS encoding peptidoglycan-binding protein — translation MRRFSFSRRLLLALLVLAALAGCEPRPADSYTAEVDEPAFRRGKELVRQGRDGDALKEFLKVIAERGDDNAPESHLEAGILYQRHMKDPLAAIYHYRRFRDLRVNSPQAEKVRGQIEAAIREFARTVPSLLTENQSGNAELQNEIDALRRENNQLKTERETLRLSLQEAARRAQAPLAPPPSGEGVGGGNTSVALTPVQPDGYISPPLSPAPPAGWQQTPPQPSIRPPAQPAQQQQQTAQPASRPPGSATMRSHVVTRGDTLYSLAQRYYNNRSRWRDILAANQDQLASENTPLRIGMELRIPQ, via the coding sequence ATGAGGAGATTTTCGTTTTCCAGAAGGTTGCTGCTCGCCCTGCTTGTGCTGGCGGCGCTCGCCGGATGCGAGCCCCGCCCGGCCGATTCGTACACCGCCGAGGTGGACGAACCGGCTTTCAGGCGCGGCAAGGAACTCGTGCGCCAGGGGCGCGACGGCGACGCGCTCAAGGAGTTTCTGAAGGTGATCGCCGAGCGCGGCGACGACAACGCGCCCGAATCCCACCTCGAGGCGGGTATCCTTTACCAGCGGCACATGAAAGATCCGCTGGCCGCGATCTATCATTACCGCCGGTTCCGCGACCTGCGTGTCAATTCCCCCCAGGCGGAAAAGGTCCGCGGGCAGATCGAGGCCGCCATCCGGGAATTTGCCCGCACGGTGCCCAGCCTGCTGACCGAAAACCAGTCCGGCAACGCCGAGTTGCAAAACGAGATCGACGCCCTGCGCCGGGAAAACAACCAGCTCAAGACGGAGCGCGAGACCTTGCGCCTCAGCCTCCAGGAAGCCGCCCGCCGTGCCCAGGCTCCGCTCGCGCCGCCGCCTTCCGGAGAGGGTGTTGGCGGCGGCAATACCTCGGTTGCGCTCACGCCGGTGCAGCCCGACGGCTACATCTCGCCTCCGCTGTCTCCGGCGCCGCCGGCCGGCTGGCAGCAGACGCCCCCGCAGCCATCGATACGTCCGCCCGCGCAACCGGCCCAACAACAACAGCAGACGGCGCAACCCGCCTCGCGCCCTCCCGGCAGCGCCACGATGCGCAGCCATGTGGTGACCCGCGGCGACACGCTCTACAGTCTGGCCCAGCGCTACTACAACAACCGCTCCCGCTGGCGCGATATCCTCGCCGCCAACCAGGACCAGCTCGCCAGCGAAAACACACCCCTGCGCATCGGCATGGAGTTGCGGATTCCGCAATAA
- a CDS encoding KpsF/GutQ family protein, with protein MALAPKSILAHARECLQIEQDAIEATRTSLDADFVKVARAVQSAIAGGRKLIFTGVGKSAHISVKLTGTFNSTGIPSCFLDATQALHGDLGLCSEGDVVILLSNSGQSDEVIRLVTLLKRFGVVLVAFTSNPDSELARHAPLRLLYRVPREACPLGIAPTASTTAALALGDALAMVLLKERGLTRDDFARFHPAGNLGRILLLRVSDIMRSGDRLPTAPETVTLQEAILRMTRAKSGSIALLAPKTGKLAGILTDGDFRRAALTGPDFLTQPVGTFMTRSPKTIRDDALGVDALRLFEQHKIDDLIVVDRAGRPVGLVDGQDLPKLKIV; from the coding sequence ATGGCTCTCGCTCCCAAATCCATTCTCGCCCATGCCCGCGAATGCCTGCAAATCGAGCAGGACGCCATCGAAGCCACCCGCACGAGTCTTGATGCCGATTTCGTAAAAGTCGCCCGGGCCGTGCAATCGGCGATCGCCGGCGGTCGCAAGCTGATCTTCACCGGCGTCGGCAAGTCGGCCCACATCTCGGTCAAGCTGACGGGCACGTTCAACAGCACCGGCATCCCGTCCTGTTTTCTCGACGCCACCCAGGCGCTGCACGGCGACCTCGGCCTGTGCAGCGAGGGCGACGTGGTCATCCTGCTGAGCAACAGCGGGCAATCCGACGAGGTCATCCGGCTCGTCACCCTCCTGAAGCGGTTTGGCGTCGTGCTCGTGGCGTTTACCAGCAATCCGGATTCCGAACTCGCCCGCCATGCGCCGCTGCGTCTCCTCTACCGGGTGCCGCGCGAGGCGTGCCCGCTGGGCATCGCGCCGACGGCGAGCACCACGGCGGCGCTCGCGCTCGGCGACGCCCTCGCGATGGTGTTGCTCAAGGAGCGCGGCCTCACGCGCGACGATTTCGCGCGTTTCCATCCGGCCGGCAACCTCGGCCGCATCCTGCTGCTGCGCGTCAGCGACATCATGCGCAGCGGCGACCGGCTGCCGACCGCGCCGGAGACGGTGACGCTCCAGGAAGCGATCCTGCGCATGACCAGGGCCAAGAGCGGCTCCATCGCGCTGCTCGCCCCGAAGACCGGCAAGCTCGCCGGCATCCTCACCGACGGCGATTTTCGCCGCGCCGCGCTCACCGGGCCGGATTTCCTGACGCAGCCGGTCGGCACGTTCATGACGCGCTCGCCCAAGACGATCCGTGACGACGCGCTCGGCGTCGATGCCCTCCGCCTTTTCGAACAACACAAGATCGACGACCTGATTGTCGTCGACCGGGCGGGTCGTCCGGTCGGCCTCGTTGACGGCCAGGATCTGCCAAAACTCAAAATTGTATGA
- a CDS encoding oxidoreductase, producing MSEKTTDSSVGKSAGGNAARVSPARVAIIGMGGFAGVHQNALVKLEELGQARLVATCDPRPEAFANEQERWRFAARGVRVFGDYRELLDACGAELDLIVIPTPISLHAEMHRAAVERGIPVYLEKPPSLDPAELESMIATDRAAKKATLVGFNFIIEKPRAALKQRILAGEFGALTDVRLLAQWPRTAAYFSRNNWAARLRTPDGRLLLDSCFGNAMAHYVHNTLYWAGPAAVLDWARLAQVKAELYRGNEIEGTDTFFTQAVTATGATIRIALTHACPEPHIHHETIVLEKARIRYVVGSHYEIVRNDGRTERQTLPPFDTLVENHLEYYRYLRGELDRPATRLEDSRAFVHFNGLSYVASGEITTIPAAARHFVRNEKDQRDYLNVTGLAGAMQTFLDEGRWPSETCGWPRQRPAAVVAPSDITRLGETITRITGA from the coding sequence ATGAGCGAAAAAACTACAGACAGCAGCGTCGGCAAGAGCGCCGGCGGCAATGCCGCCCGCGTCTCTCCGGCACGGGTCGCAATTATCGGCATGGGCGGCTTCGCCGGTGTCCACCAGAACGCGCTGGTGAAGCTCGAGGAGCTCGGCCAGGCGCGGCTCGTCGCCACCTGCGACCCGCGTCCCGAGGCCTTCGCGAACGAGCAGGAGCGCTGGCGTTTCGCGGCCCGCGGCGTGCGTGTTTTTGGCGATTACCGCGAGTTGCTCGATGCCTGCGGCGCGGAGCTCGACCTGATTGTCATCCCCACGCCGATCTCGCTCCACGCCGAGATGCACCGCGCCGCCGTCGAGCGCGGCATCCCCGTCTATCTCGAAAAACCGCCCTCCCTCGATCCCGCCGAGCTCGAGTCGATGATCGCCACCGATCGCGCCGCGAAAAAGGCCACCCTGGTCGGCTTCAATTTCATCATCGAAAAACCCCGCGCCGCGCTCAAGCAGCGCATCCTCGCCGGCGAGTTCGGCGCGCTCACCGACGTGCGCCTCCTCGCGCAATGGCCGCGCACCGCCGCCTATTTTTCGCGCAACAACTGGGCCGCCCGCCTCCGCACGCCCGACGGCCGCCTGCTGCTCGACTCGTGTTTCGGCAACGCCATGGCGCACTACGTGCACAACACCCTTTACTGGGCCGGCCCCGCCGCCGTGCTCGACTGGGCGCGGCTCGCGCAGGTGAAGGCCGAGCTTTACCGCGGCAACGAAATCGAGGGCACCGACACGTTTTTCACGCAGGCCGTCACGGCGACCGGCGCCACGATCCGCATCGCGCTCACGCATGCCTGCCCGGAGCCGCACATCCACCACGAGACCATCGTCCTCGAAAAAGCCCGCATCCGCTACGTAGTGGGTTCGCATTACGAAATCGTCCGGAACGACGGCCGCACCGAGCGCCAGACGCTCCCGCCCTTCGACACGCTGGTGGAGAACCACCTCGAATATTACCGTTACCTGCGCGGCGAGCTCGACCGCCCCGCGACGCGTCTGGAAGACAGCCGCGCCTTCGTGCATTTCAACGGTCTCTCGTATGTCGCAAGCGGCGAGATCACCACGATCCCGGCCGCGGCGCGGCATTTCGTGCGCAACGAGAAGGACCAGCGCGACTATCTCAACGTGACCGGGCTGGCCGGCGCGATGCAGACCTTTCTCGACGAAGGCCGCTGGCCGAGCGAGACCTGCGGCTGGCCGCGGCAGCGTCCGGCCGCCGTGGTGGCGCCTTCGGACATCACCCGCCTCGGCGAGACGATCACGCGGATCACGGGCGCGTGA
- a CDS encoding lysine transporter LysE, translating into MFPQLVTLLGILTVGLLSPGPDFFLIVRNSMSGSRARAFATGWGIAAGLGLQVTALSLGLAVAPALVLRTIQLAGALFLAWIGLKALLARPAADAVTVEEGGRQNANAPASAAALPVAAAAAVRQHLPADRDRKQAAAGFMEGFLCNVTNVKVFVFFVSLFSQFVTAESAWQWRVLMPVTVVVHGAVMWLLITWALLFPPVARQLARAQRWLPRAFGVVLLGFAAWVVREALR; encoded by the coding sequence ATGTTCCCTCAACTGGTTACACTTCTGGGCATCCTCACGGTCGGGTTGCTGAGTCCGGGGCCTGACTTTTTTCTCATCGTCAGGAACAGCATGAGCGGTTCGCGCGCACGGGCTTTCGCCACGGGCTGGGGCATCGCGGCCGGGCTCGGGTTGCAGGTGACCGCGCTGTCGCTCGGGCTGGCGGTGGCGCCTGCCCTCGTATTGCGGACAATCCAGCTCGCCGGCGCCCTGTTTCTGGCGTGGATCGGGCTGAAAGCCTTGCTGGCCCGGCCGGCGGCGGATGCGGTGACGGTGGAGGAGGGCGGCAGGCAAAACGCAAACGCGCCGGCATCCGCCGCCGCCCTGCCGGTCGCGGCGGCAGCAGCCGTCCGCCAGCACCTCCCTGCCGACCGCGACCGCAAACAGGCGGCGGCGGGATTCATGGAAGGGTTTTTGTGCAACGTCACCAATGTGAAGGTGTTCGTTTTTTTCGTGAGCCTGTTCTCGCAGTTCGTGACGGCGGAGTCGGCCTGGCAGTGGCGCGTGCTCATGCCGGTCACGGTCGTCGTCCACGGCGCCGTCATGTGGTTGCTGATCACGTGGGCGTTGCTGTTTCCGCCGGTGGCGAGGCAACTGGCCCGGGCGCAACGCTGGCTGCCGCGCGCCTTCGGCGTGGTCCTGCTCGGCTTCGCGGCGTGGGTGGTGCGGGAGGCGCTGCGCTGA
- a CDS encoding fumarate hydratase (catalyzes the formation of malate from fumerate), which produces MATPAFTYQDTFPLGADDTEYRLISREGLSTGSFEGQEILKVEPEALAYLAREAFRDASFLLREKHLKQVAAILDDPEASANDRYVALTLLKNAEISAEGILPFCQDTGTATIVGKKGQQVWTGADDAEWLSKGVYETYTKENLRYSQTAPLDMYKETNTGTNLPAQIDLYATPGAEYKFLFVAKGGGSANKNFLFQETKALLNPKSLEKFFTEKLSYLGTAACPPYHLTFVIGGTSAETCLKTVKLASTKYYDALPTSGNEHGRAFRCLETEKMVLRIAQQSGIGAQFGGKYFALDVRVVRLPRHGASCPVGMGVSCSADRNIKARINKDGIWLEKLETNPGRFIPAEHRQIKDDNVVRVDLNQPMKDILATLSKLPVTTRVLLNGPLVVARDIAHAKLKERVDAGQGLPDYIKNHPVYYAGPAKTPKGYASGSFGPTTAGRMDSYVDLFQSDGGSMVMLAKGNRSKAVTDACKKHGGFYLGSIGGPAAILAKENIKKVELLEYPELGMEAVWKIDVVDFPAFVLVDDKGNDFFVQNAACACAANTAANGAKPAAK; this is translated from the coding sequence ATGGCCACGCCCGCCTTCACCTATCAGGACACCTTCCCGCTCGGCGCCGACGACACCGAGTACCGTCTCATTTCCCGCGAGGGCCTTTCCACCGGTTCATTCGAGGGACAGGAAATCCTCAAGGTCGAGCCCGAGGCCCTCGCCTACCTCGCCCGCGAGGCCTTCCGCGACGCCTCCTTCCTCCTCCGCGAAAAACACCTGAAGCAGGTCGCCGCCATCCTCGACGACCCCGAGGCCTCGGCCAACGACCGCTACGTCGCGCTCACCCTCCTCAAGAACGCCGAAATCTCCGCCGAAGGCATCCTGCCCTTCTGCCAGGACACCGGCACCGCCACCATCGTCGGCAAGAAAGGCCAGCAGGTCTGGACCGGCGCCGACGACGCCGAATGGCTCTCGAAGGGCGTCTACGAAACCTACACGAAGGAAAACCTCCGCTACTCGCAGACCGCCCCGCTTGACATGTACAAGGAGACCAACACCGGCACCAACCTCCCCGCGCAGATCGACCTCTACGCCACGCCGGGCGCCGAGTACAAATTCCTCTTCGTCGCCAAGGGCGGCGGCTCCGCCAACAAAAACTTCCTCTTCCAGGAAACCAAGGCCCTCCTCAACCCGAAGAGCCTCGAAAAGTTCTTCACCGAAAAACTCTCCTACCTCGGCACCGCCGCCTGCCCGCCTTACCACCTCACCTTCGTGATTGGCGGCACCAGCGCCGAAACCTGCCTGAAAACCGTCAAACTCGCCTCCACCAAGTACTACGACGCGCTCCCCACATCCGGCAACGAGCACGGCCGCGCCTTCCGCTGCCTCGAAACCGAAAAAATGGTCCTGCGCATCGCCCAGCAGAGCGGCATCGGCGCGCAGTTCGGCGGCAAGTACTTCGCGCTCGACGTGCGCGTCGTCCGCCTGCCCCGCCACGGCGCGAGCTGCCCCGTCGGCATGGGCGTCTCCTGCTCGGCCGACCGCAACATCAAGGCCAGGATCAACAAGGACGGCATCTGGCTCGAAAAACTCGAGACCAACCCCGGCCGTTTCATCCCCGCCGAACACCGCCAGATCAAAGACGACAACGTCGTCCGCGTGGACCTCAACCAGCCGATGAAGGACATCCTCGCCACGCTGTCGAAACTCCCCGTGACGACCCGCGTGCTCCTCAACGGCCCGCTCGTCGTCGCGCGCGACATCGCCCACGCCAAGCTCAAGGAGCGCGTCGATGCCGGCCAGGGCCTGCCCGACTACATCAAAAACCACCCCGTTTATTATGCCGGCCCCGCGAAGACGCCCAAGGGCTACGCCTCCGGCAGCTTCGGCCCCACGACGGCCGGCCGCATGGACAGCTATGTGGATCTCTTCCAGTCCGACGGCGGCTCGATGGTGATGCTGGCCAAGGGCAACCGGAGCAAGGCCGTGACCGACGCCTGCAAGAAACACGGCGGTTTTTATCTCGGCTCCATCGGCGGTCCGGCGGCGATTCTGGCGAAAGAGAACATCAAGAAAGTCGAGCTCCTCGAGTATCCCGAACTCGGCATGGAAGCCGTGTGGAAGATCGATGTCGTCGATTTCCCGGCCTTCGTGCTCGTGGACGACAAGGGCAACGACTTTTTTGTGCAAAACGCCGCCTGCGCCTGCGCCGCCAACACGGCCGCGAACGGTGCGAAGCCCGCGGCGAAATAA
- a CDS encoding membrane protein produces MASGSRPTNAPATAPVLLFDGECGLCVALMRFLLKRSRRLHAAPLQGPTARELCRRAGLPAPATPQDFDSLVLIYDRQHPEAGHALRTDGVVALSRLLGPGWRAAGTALGWLPGGWRDAGYRVVARFRKKLWGSPRLPLPDARTGQPPAWAERLLP; encoded by the coding sequence ATGGCTTCCGGTTCCAGACCCACAAACGCTCCCGCCACCGCGCCAGTCCTGCTCTTCGACGGCGAGTGCGGGCTGTGTGTGGCGCTGATGCGGTTTCTCCTGAAGCGGAGCAGGCGCCTGCACGCCGCGCCGTTGCAGGGGCCGACGGCCCGGGAGCTTTGCCGGCGCGCGGGGCTGCCCGCTCCGGCCACCCCGCAAGACTTCGATTCACTGGTTCTCATTTACGACCGGCAACACCCGGAAGCCGGTCACGCGCTGCGGACCGATGGCGTGGTGGCGTTGTCACGGTTGCTCGGTCCGGGCTGGCGCGCCGCCGGCACCGCGCTCGGCTGGCTGCCGGGCGGATGGCGCGACGCCGGCTACCGCGTGGTGGCCCGTTTCCGGAAAAAACTGTGGGGCTCCCCTCGCCTCCCGCTCCCGGATGCGCGGACCGGCCAGCCGCCGGCGTGGGCGGAGCGGCTTTTGCCATGA